A stretch of the Bos indicus isolate NIAB-ARS_2022 breed Sahiwal x Tharparkar chromosome 13, NIAB-ARS_B.indTharparkar_mat_pri_1.0, whole genome shotgun sequence genome encodes the following:
- the NFS1 gene encoding cysteine desulfurase isoform X2, whose translation MLLRTAWRRVATAAPAAPGPRAKPPIRGLRLRGIDLTPQSAVASDAAIALEAESVLRPLYMDVQATTPLDPRVLDAMLPYLVNYYGNPHSRTHAYGWESEAAMECARQQVASLIGADPREIIFTSGATESNNIAIKGVARFYRSRKKHLITTQTEHKCVLDSCRSLEAEGFKVTYLPVKKSGIIDLKELEAAIQPDTSLVSVMTVNNEIGVKQPIKEIGQICSSRKVYFHTDAAQAVGKIPLDVNDMKIDLMSISGHKIYGPKGVGAIYIRRRPRVRVEALQSGGGQERGMRSGTVPTPLVVGLGAACEVAQQEMEYDHKRISKLAERLIQKIMKSLPDVVMNGDPEHHYPGCINLSFAYVEGESLLMALKDVALSSGRFGIGRFTTEEEVDYTVEKCIHHVKRLREMSPLWEMVQDGIDLKSIKWTQH comes from the exons ATGCTGCTGCGAACCGCTTGGAGGCGGGTGGCCACGGCCGCGCCCGCGGCTCCGGGGCCGAGGGCCAAGCCGCCCATTCGGGGGCTGCGCCTGCGCG GTATAGACCTTACTCCCCAGTCTGCTGTTGCCTCTGATGCAGCCATTGCTCTGGAGGCGGAGTCAGTGCTGCGACCTCTGTACATGGATGTGCAAGCTACAACTCCTCTG GACCCTCGGGTGCTTGATGCCATGCTCCCTTACCTAGTCAACTACTATGGAAACCCACACTCCCGGACACATGCTTATGGCTGGGAGAGTGAGGCTGCCATGGAATGTGCTCGCCAG CAAGTAGCATCTCTGATTGGGGCTGATCCTCGTGAGATCATTTTCACTAGCGGTGCTACTGAATCCAACAACATAGCAATTAAG GGAGTGGCCAGGTTCTACAGGTCCCGGAAAAAGCACTTGATCACCACACAGACAGAACACAAATGTGTCTTGGACTCCTGCCGTTCACTGGAAGCTGAGGGCTTTAAAGTCACCTACCTCCCGGTAAAGAAGAGTGGAATCATTGACCTGAAG GAACTAGAGGCTGCCATCCAGCCAGATACTAGCCTGGTCTCAGTCATGACTGTGAACAATGAAATTGGAGTGAAGCAGCCCATTAAGGAAATAG GGCAGATTTGCAGTTCCAGAAAGGTGTATTTCCATACCGATGCAGCCCAGGCTGTTGGAAAAATCCCACTTGACGTCAATGACATGAAAATTGATCTCATGAGCATCAGTGGTCACAAAATCTATGGTCCCAAAG GGGTCGGTGCCATCTACATTCGCCGGCGGCCCCGTGTGCGTGTGGAGGCCCTGCAGAGTGGAGGGGGGCAGGAGCGGGGTATGCGGTCTGGGACAGTACCCACACCCttggtggtggggctgggggctgcgtGTGAGGTGGCACAGCAAGAGATGGAG TATGACCACAAGCGAATCTCAAAGTTAGCTGAGCGACTGATACAGAAGATAATGAAGAGCCTTCCAGATGTGGTGATGAATGGGGACCCTGAGCACCATTACCCAG GCTGTATCAACCTCTCCTTTGCGTATGTGGAAGGGGAGAGTCTGTTGATGGCACTTAAGGATGTTGCCTTATCCTCAGGGAG GTTTGGCATTGGCCGTTTCACTACAGAGGAGGAAGTGGACTACACAGTGGAGAAGTGCATTCACCATGTGAAGCGTCTTCGAGAAATGAG CcctctctgggagatggtgcaggATGGCATTGACCTCAAGAGCATCAAGTGGACCCAACACTAG
- the NFS1 gene encoding cysteine desulfurase isoform X1 has protein sequence MLLRTAWRRVATAAPAAPGPRAKPPIRGLRLRGIDLTPQSAVASDAAIALEAESVLRPLYMDVQATTPLDPRVLDAMLPYLVNYYGNPHSRTHAYGWESEAAMECARQQVASLIGADPREIIFTSGATESNNIAIKGVARFYRSRKKHLITTQTEHKCVLDSCRSLEAEGFKVTYLPVKKSGIIDLKELEAAIQPDTSLVSVMTVNNEIGVKQPIKEIGQICSSRKVYFHTDAAQAVGKIPLDVNDMKIDLMSISGHKIYGPKGVGAIYIRRRPRVRVEALQSGGGQERGMRSGTVPTPLVVGLGAACEVAQQEMEYDHKRISKLAERLIQKIMKSLPDVVMNGDPEHHYPGCINLSFAYVEGESLLMALKDVALSSGSACTSASLEPSYVLRAIGTDEDLAHSSIRFGIGRFTTEEEVDYTVEKCIHHVKRLREMSPLWEMVQDGIDLKSIKWTQH, from the exons ATGCTGCTGCGAACCGCTTGGAGGCGGGTGGCCACGGCCGCGCCCGCGGCTCCGGGGCCGAGGGCCAAGCCGCCCATTCGGGGGCTGCGCCTGCGCG GTATAGACCTTACTCCCCAGTCTGCTGTTGCCTCTGATGCAGCCATTGCTCTGGAGGCGGAGTCAGTGCTGCGACCTCTGTACATGGATGTGCAAGCTACAACTCCTCTG GACCCTCGGGTGCTTGATGCCATGCTCCCTTACCTAGTCAACTACTATGGAAACCCACACTCCCGGACACATGCTTATGGCTGGGAGAGTGAGGCTGCCATGGAATGTGCTCGCCAG CAAGTAGCATCTCTGATTGGGGCTGATCCTCGTGAGATCATTTTCACTAGCGGTGCTACTGAATCCAACAACATAGCAATTAAG GGAGTGGCCAGGTTCTACAGGTCCCGGAAAAAGCACTTGATCACCACACAGACAGAACACAAATGTGTCTTGGACTCCTGCCGTTCACTGGAAGCTGAGGGCTTTAAAGTCACCTACCTCCCGGTAAAGAAGAGTGGAATCATTGACCTGAAG GAACTAGAGGCTGCCATCCAGCCAGATACTAGCCTGGTCTCAGTCATGACTGTGAACAATGAAATTGGAGTGAAGCAGCCCATTAAGGAAATAG GGCAGATTTGCAGTTCCAGAAAGGTGTATTTCCATACCGATGCAGCCCAGGCTGTTGGAAAAATCCCACTTGACGTCAATGACATGAAAATTGATCTCATGAGCATCAGTGGTCACAAAATCTATGGTCCCAAAG GGGTCGGTGCCATCTACATTCGCCGGCGGCCCCGTGTGCGTGTGGAGGCCCTGCAGAGTGGAGGGGGGCAGGAGCGGGGTATGCGGTCTGGGACAGTACCCACACCCttggtggtggggctgggggctgcgtGTGAGGTGGCACAGCAAGAGATGGAG TATGACCACAAGCGAATCTCAAAGTTAGCTGAGCGACTGATACAGAAGATAATGAAGAGCCTTCCAGATGTGGTGATGAATGGGGACCCTGAGCACCATTACCCAG GCTGTATCAACCTCTCCTTTGCGTATGTGGAAGGGGAGAGTCTGTTGATGGCACTTAAGGATGTTGCCTTATCCTCAGGGAG TGCCTGCACCTCTGCATCCCTGGAGCCCTCTTACGTCCTTCGAGCAATTGGCACTGATGAGGATTTAGCTCACTCTTCTATCAG GTTTGGCATTGGCCGTTTCACTACAGAGGAGGAAGTGGACTACACAGTGGAGAAGTGCATTCACCATGTGAAGCGTCTTCGAGAAATGAG CcctctctgggagatggtgcaggATGGCATTGACCTCAAGAGCATCAAGTGGACCCAACACTAG
- the ROMO1 gene encoding reactive oxygen species modulator 1, with the protein MPVAVGPYGQSQPSCFDRVKMGFVMGCAVGMAAGALFGTFSCLRIGMRGRELMGGIGKTMMQSGGTFGTFMAIGMGIRC; encoded by the exons ATGCCGGTGGCCGTGGGTCCCTATGGACAGTCCCAGCCAAGCTGTTTCGACCGCGTGAAGATGGGCTTCGTGATGGGTTGCGCCGTGGGCATGGCGGCGGGGGCGCTCTTCGGCACCTTTTCCTGTCTCAG GATCGGAATGCGGGGTCGGGAGCTGATGGGCGGCATCGGAAAAACCATGATGCAGAGTGGCGGCACCTTTGGCACATTCATGGCCATCGGGATGGGCATCCGATGCTAA